TGGTTTTAATTGGGGATGAAATAGAAGAAGTTTTATGGCGTATTAGCCAAGAGGCGTTACATAATTGTAAAAAGCATGCTTCGTGTGAAAAGGTACATGTTCTTTTAAAAATAGAAAATAACCAGTTACATTTTTACATAGAAGACAATGGAATAGGATTTATACAAGAACAAGTAAGGGAATCAGCACTTGGTCTGAAAAGTATGAAGGAACGTATTCAGTTAATGAAGGGATCGTTTCAAATTACAACAGAGCTGAAAAAGGGTACAAAAATAGAAATTCAATTGCCGATTTGAAGGGGAGAATAAGGTTGAAGATTAAACTGCTACTAGTTGAGGATCATCATATCGTTCGAAGAGGACTTGTATTCTTTTTGAAAACGAGAGAAGAATTTGAAATTATTGGGGAAGCGGAAAATGGCGAAGAGGCATTACATTTCGTGCAAAAAGAAAAACCGGATGTCGTACTAATGGATGTATCGATGCCGAAAATGGATGGAATTGAGGCAACAAAACGTCTAAAGCAATACGATGAGACGATAAAGGTACTTATATTAAGTAGTTTTTCAGAGCAAGATTATGTTATACCAGCACTTGAAGCTGGAGCAGATGGTTATCAATTAAAAGAAGTACAACCTGAACAACTTGTCGCTTCTATTATTGCAGTATATCAAGGAAATGCGAATTTTCACCCGAAAGTAACACCTGCATTAATAGGGCGTTCCGCAGTAAAGAAGGAAATAGAAAATCCTTTTTCAATGTTAACGAAAAGAGAGCAAGAGGTACTTCGCGAAATTGCGAAAGGAAGAAGCAACAAGGAGATTGCAGCAGAACTTTATATTACAGAACAAACTGTGAAAACACACGTTTCAAACGTTTTAGCTAAATTGGAAGTGGACGATCGTACGCAAGCCGCATTATACGCAGTTAAACATGGGGAGAATTATTCATAAGTATGAATAATTCTATTATATCGTATGACAGAATACATAGGAGCAATTAAATTTATAGTAATCCCTAATATAGGTTTTTCTTCTTTCAATAATTAGGTACAATAAAGTGAAACTCTAATCAGTGGGGGACCATCCCCACTGATGATTAGTTTAACTAATCGGTTTTTACAGGATAAAGCTACGATGGAAGGGGAGGATATGCTATGCCTGATACAAGAAGTGGGATTGGAAAGATTCAGGCTTCGTTAAATGGTTTATCACCGAAATTGCGAAGTATTGCCGAACATATTTTGAAACATCCACAAGATGTTGTACATAAATCTATTACAGAATTAGCTGAAGTTACGAGTAGTTCCGAAGCTACGATATTCCGCTTATGTAAACACCTTGGTTTGCAAGGTTTTCAAGATTTAAAGATTACATTAGCTCGTGAAATTGTACATACACCGATGCAAAATATTCATGAAGAGGTATCAGCAGAAGATAGTATGGTAACTGTTGCTAAAAAAGTTTTTCATTCGCATATTACAGGACTGCAAGATACTTTACATTTGCTAAATGAAACGGCACTTGAGCAGGCTGTACGAGCCTTGCAAGAAGCAAGTCGAATTGAGTTTTATGGAAATGGTGGCTCTGGTATTATTGCAATGGATGCGTATCATAAGTTTATGAGAACGGGTATTTCTTGTATCGCTCATACTGATTCGCATTTTCAAATTATGGGAGCAGGTTTACTCTCAAAAAACTCAGTTGTTATTGGTATTTCTCATTCTGGTAGCAATAAAGGATTACTTGAAGCATTAGAAGTAGCGAAAGCAAGAGGGGCCAAAATTATTGCGATTACGAGCTATAAGAAATCAGCATTAAGTCAACTTGCTGATATAACGTTATATACATCAACACGTGAGACTGAATTCCGCACAGAAGCAAGTTCATCCAGATTAGCACAGTTAAGCTTATTAGATACTTTGTATGTAGGGTTGTCGTTGCAGCGACAAGAGGAAACTCTAAAAAATTTACAAAGTATACGTGAAACGATTTCGATGAAGCGAATATAAAAAAGCTCTTCAAATGAAGAGCTTTCAGACTGTAGACAAACTATTTTTGGAGAGTTCAAATGCTAAAAGTAGTTTGTTTCTTATTTTAGGGATAATTTATCCAATGACATTTATATGTAGTGCTTTCTATACTATAATTTACTATAAGTGAGGAAGGTGTCTTATGAAAATATCTGTTTATGTTGCAAGTGCATTTAGCAAGGATCATAAAGGCGGAAATAAAGCAGGAGTGGTATTTATTGAGGATACATTGACCACTACTCAAAAAATGGAAATAGCCAAACAACTGGGCTATGCGGAAACCGCATTTATATCAGAATCTGAACTTGCTGATTATAAATTTGAGTATTTTACACCGAAAGAAGAAGTTGATTTATGTGGTCATGCCACAATTGGCTCTTTCGCGATACTAATGCATTTAAATAAACTTTTCAGGAATCGCTATACGATTGAAACGAACAGCGGTGTTCTTACTATTACTATAAAAGATGACATTATATTCATGGAACAAAATAAACCGATATTCTATGATGTTGTATCTCCAAACGAGTTCATTGACTGTTTTGATAGTAAAGATATAGACAATAAATGCCCAATTCAAATTGTCTCCACGGGCTTAAAAGATATTTTAATTCCTATAAAAAGCGAAACACAATTACATGCACTGCAACCTAATTTTGAAAAAATTAAAGAAATCAGCAAGTATTATAATGTTGTCGGGATGCATCTATATACTTTTAATGACAATCGAATTATATGCAGAAATTTTGCTCCGCTATACGACATCAATGAAGAAGCAGCGACTGGAACTTCGAACGGTGCATTAGCTTGCTATCTTTATGAACAGGACTACTTGAAAAAAGAAGTCTATGTATTTGAACAAGGTTATTCTTTACACTCGCCTTCTGAAATATTAGTTAAATTAGCAACCAATAGCAAAAATAAAATAGAAAAAGTTTATGTTGGTGGCAAAGGATATTACTGTGAAACTAAGTGTTTACATGTAGAAAATATTGAGTGAAGAGCTTTTTTATCGGTGAGAAGTTTGTTAATTTATTTTGTTTTAGAAATATGTGACTTACTTATAGTCAATGATAAACTCTCATTTTTAAAAATTTAAAATAAAGACCGATTTGTGTAATAATTCAAATATTGTTCATAATTTCACAAGCTGTTTATGAAGTGTCATGTTATGATGAAGATGTAATGATGATTGAACACTTAAATTTGGTACAATAACTAGCCAAAGTAGTGAAGAAAGTAGTTGTGAGATAAACTCATTAAAATGCTAAAACACTAAAGGGGAGATCACATATGAAAGCAGTAGTGGTTAATAAAAACAGCAAAGCAAACATCGAAGTGATTGAAAAAGAATTACGTCCGTTACACTCAGGTGAAGCGTTAGTAGATGTAGAGTATTGTGGAGTTTGCCACACTGATTTACACGTTGCGAATCATGATTTTGGTAACACTGATGGCCGTATTCTTGGTCATGAGGGTGTAGGTATTGTTACGAAAATAGCTGATGATGTTACTTCACTAAAGATAGGTGATCGTGTAAGTATTGCATGGATGTTCCAATCTTGTGGACGTTGTGAATATTGCGTAACTGGTAGAGAAACATTTTGCCGTGAAGTTAAGAATGCTGGTTATTCAGTGGATGGGGGTATGGCTGAACAATGTATCGTTACAGCTGATTATACGGTAAAAGTACCAGAAGGATTAGATCCTGCTCAAGCATCATCAATTACTTGTGCTGGTGTAACTACATATAAAGCTATTAAAGTATCAGATATTAAACCTAGTCAACCTATTGTAATCTATGGCTGCGGTGGATTAGGTAACTTAGCTATCCAATATGCTAAAAATGTATTTGGTGCAAAGGTAATCGCAGTAGACATTAATGACGACAAATTAGCCTTAGCGAAAGAAGTTGGTGCTGATATGACTATCAATCCAATTTCTCAAGGTCCTGCTGATAAAATTGTGCAAGAGGAGTTTGGTGGCGCTTATGCTGCGGTAGTAACAGCAGTCTCTAAAGTAGCCTTTAACTCAGCAGTTGATGCAGTACGTGCTTGCGGTAAAGTAGTTGCAGTAGGGCTACCAGTAGAAACAATGGACTTAAACATCCCACGACTTGTACTGGATGGAATTGAAGTAGTTGGTTCTCTAGTTGGTACTCGTAAAGATTTAGAAGAGGCGTTTATGTTCGGTGCAGAAGGAAAAGTAGTGCCAGTTGTTCAAACTTGTCCTTTAGATAAAGTACAAAATGTATTCGAAGAAATGGAACAAGGTAAAATTCAAGGGCGTATGGTAATCGATTTTAAACAGCATAATTGTGATTGCAAATAATGCACTTTAAATATAAAAAGTATGAGTCTAACAAAGTACATGTAAAAAAGTTAGACGATATAAAAAAGATGATCTCTGTATTCAATAGAGATCATCTTTTTATATTCTACTAATATCAATGCCAATTCATACTTGATTAATGAGAAATGATTAAAGGTTTACTTTATTTGCAAACGAAAAGGAATCTTTATGTTTAACAAATTTTTTATGATCTGGAACGTTTTGAATTGCTACAATTTGCGAATCTCTTGCTTTCAGTGCATCTTGAATTCCGATGGTCATAAGCTTAATAAATAGAATCGTAATAAAGAATGAAGCGAGAGTATAAAAAATAATCCACCATGAAAGATTCATTTCATTACGATTTAATCCAATAAGACCTGCCCAATCATTAGATAGAGAAACAGGTTTGAGCACTCCGTCATAGAGTTCACGCATTTGTATGCCGCCAATTACAATGTTAAGCAACGCTAAATGGATAACGAGTATGAGTGTTTGGACGATATGTTCCATAAATAATACAAATAAGCGGTCAAGTAATAAGACTCGTAAGTGTTTTTTAATAATATGAAAACGACTAGCCCCCAGTAATTGTGAACTTAAGATGTAATCTTGTTTCATAAATTCATCAACCTCTGAGGATATGTATAAAGAAAGTGTAGGCAGAGCGACGAAAATAAGTACGAGTACTTGATAAAACGTAAATGAAATATTTGGATCTACCCCATCAGCATTTGATGTGATTATAATATTAACGGGCGTGATGAGTATGAATGCGATAAATAGAGTTGGAATATAATAAAAAACTTCTGAGCATGACTGGAAAAATCTCTTGAGTTTTGGAGCAAATAAACTTAAGAGGATTCCTATACATGTTCCGCATAAAATTCGAAAGAAGCTAATTGCCACGGCTAATAAAATAGTGAATTTTGCTCCTTCTACAATTTGTAAGAAAACAGACTCTCCAAAACGATCAGATCCAAAAGGTGGAATTAACGATGGCGGAAAGGGGGCCTTTCCAAGTAATTCGTTATTGTCATTGTAAAGTAATTGAGGAGGTTTTGGGATGTTATCTTTAAAGAACCAACTATAAATAAAACTAGCTGAAATAAGTATGAATAGATAAGTAAAGCCGATTAAAAAGCGTTTTGATTTCCAAATAGATTTCATAATGATACTCCTTTCAATTGCTTTTTCCATCTATTCATCATGAATGAAACTATTTGGAAAATGGCATAAAACGGTAAAATAATCATAACAAGTATGATAAATGCAGCTGGAGGTGAAACAAACGCCTTATTAAATAAAAATTGAATAATGCCTTCCATATTAAAAACAAATTCTAAAATGAATAAATTAGAAAGTAAGAAAACAAAAATCGTTTTTAAATGGTGGAAGAAGTGGATAGATATATTTTTGAATAAATGAATGCATAGTATATAACTTGATGAAAGGCCTTTTCCATATGCAACCTCTACGTAATGTTTTCCTTGCTCTTCTTTTATGTATAACACCATCATCCGAAACATTTGTAATGTAGGTAAGACAGCTAATGATAAAATAGGGAGTAAATAAGCTCGATTTTCATTAAAAGAAATAATAGTGACAGGAGATTCCCCAAATTTCTGAAGTACCCATATGAAAAATATTTGCAAACAAATCATCATCATCATATCAGGGACAGCTTCTAATATGAACACAATTCGGTTTATCCATTTTTTTATATAATCTTTTGCTAAAAAATAAAAAAATGCCATGCTAGATGATAAAAAGAGAGCAAGAAAAAAGGCTGAAAATAATATAGTAAATGAATATAGGTAAGGTTCTAAAACAGTTGGAAATAATGGTGTTTTTTTGAAATGGCCAAACTTCGGGTCTGATCCTATAATCACTAATGATTCAGGGGAAAAAACCTGTTTTAACATAGTAACGGTCTGATTAAAAAAATAAATTGGTTGAAAGGTAAATCCTTGTTGGGTGATAAATAAATAAGGTAAATTTAATAATAGTAAGAGTGATAAAAGAATTGATGAAAGCTTAATTGTGAATTGAGATATTTTATTTAACATTAAATCCCTCCGACATCTTTTTACAACATTATACAATAAATTCCGTGTTATTGTTTTTATTTTTCTGAAAAATAAAAATACTTTTTGGTTTTATAGTATGCAAGATATATTTACAAGATAAAAAAGGGTTAGTAGGGGGCCGCGATCTATGTTTATCAAGATAAAAGACTAGTGAACCTAAAACAATAAATAAGAGCAAAATGCACAGAATTCTCATTCTGCGGTTAGTTACTTTTCTTGGCTTGATGGTGATGTTACGTGACCGCTAAAAATGAATATTGTTTTTCAACTCTTTCTTCAAGCAAATAAGTAGAACGTATGGAGGACTATGTATGTGTTGTTAATGAGAGGAAAGAGTGTATTGCGTAACGAATATAACGTAAGTTTACCGCATGGAAAAGCTAAATGTAGTATATAAGTGAAATGGAATGAGGGGATTTATTTTTTGGTATGAAAAAAATTTTCTCTGTATAACTTGATAAATGAAAAAATATTTTATATACTAATTCATGTAAACGGTTTACTAAATCGTATTTTGCTAGAAATGAAGGGAAGATTCGCATGGAAACAAGGGGGAGAGTAATCGGGATTGATATCGGTACCACAAGTACAAAAACGGTTGTGTTCACAGAAAAAGGAAAAGTCATTGCATCACATGCAATCGATTACCCAATTATTCAACCGAATGTAGGATGGGCTGAGCAAGATCCTGATGTAATATGTGCCGCTGTATACAAAAGTGTAAGCGTTGCCATTGAAAAAGGTAATGTATTACCAGAAGATATTTCTTCAATCGGTATTAGTACAGCTATGCACGCATTAATTGCAGTAGATGAAAATGGTGCGCCATTAACGCGTTCTATCATTTGGGCAGATAATCGAAGTACGAAGCAATCAGAAAAATTATTACAACAAATGAATGGGCATGAAATTTATAGACGTACAGGTACACCGATTCATCCGATGTCACCACTTTCTAAATTGTTATGGATGAAAGAAGAGGAACCAGAGTTATATACAAGTGCCTATAAATTCATTTCCATTAAAGAGTATGTGATTTACCAATTATTTTCACGCTACGTAGTTGATTATTCGATTGCTTCTGCTACGGGGTTATTTAATTTAGAAACATTAAACTGGGATGAAGATGTTTTAACTATGTTACATATGTCACCAGAACAATTATCAACCCCTGTACCAACTACATATATTTTATCAGGTATGAAGCCAGAATTAGCACAGAAGATGGGGATAAGTGCAGAAACATCAATTGTCATCGGAGCAAGTGATGGGGTTCTTGCAAATGTAGGAGTTGGTGCGATATCACCGGGTGCGGCTGCAATTACGATTGGAACGAGTGGTGCGGTTCGAACAATCTCATCAAATATAAATACAGATGAGAAAGGGAGAACGTTTTGTTACGCATTAACAGATGAGCACTGGGTAATCGGTGGTCCAACGAATAACGGTGGAATATTACTGAGATGGTTACGTGATGAATTTGGTAGTCCAGAGCAAGAAGTAGCAAGAAAGCTCGGCATTGATCCTTATGATTTATTAATTAAATATGCAGAAAGCGTACCAGCTGGAGCGGATGGACTATTGTTCTTACCTTTCTTATCTGGAGAACGCGCACCTTACTGGAATGCAAATGCTCGTGGTACATTCTTTGGAATCAATCTTCAACATAAGAGAGAACATTTTATACGTGCAGTGATGGAAGGTGTTTGTATGAGTGTATATTCAGTAGCACTCGCAATCAGGGATTGTACAGGGCCACTTACTGAAATACGAGTTTCAGGAGGGTTTGCAAAATCTGCATTTTGGAGACAAATGTTGTCCGATATGATGGGAAAAGAATTGCTTGTACCTGAAAGTCATGAAGCATCTGCGCTTGGGGCAGCAGCAGTTGCTTTGTATGCTGTAGGAAAAATTGATTCTCTTGAAGAGGTAAAGGATTGGATTGATATTGTCCATCATCATGTACCGAATAAAGAAAATACGGCTATATATTTAGAAATGTTTTATATGTATGAACGACTTTACAATCGCTTGAAAGAAGAATTTGATTGTATAGCTGCTTTCCAACGTAAACAATAGGGGGATTGGGAGAAATGGTAGTTGGGATCGTACTAGCGGCAGTTGTCATACTACTTTTACTTATTACGGTAGTAAAATGGCATCCATTTGTCGCATTAATTTTAACAGCAATTGGTGTAGGATTAGCAATGGGAATGCCTTTAATTGGAACTTCACCAAAAGATCCAGGGATTATTGATTCTATTAAACTAGGGCTTGGTAATACGTTAGGATTTTTAGCAATAGTTTTAGCACTAGGAACGATGCTTGGAAAAATGATGGCCGAATCTGGTGGTGCTGAACGTATCGCTAACACATTAATTAATCGTTTTGGAAAGAAACGAGTTCATTGGGCGATGATGTTCGTTGCATTTTTAGTAGGGATTCCGGTATTTTTCCAAGTTGGATTTGTACTATTAATTCCGTTAGTATTTACAATTGCGTTAGAAACTGGGGTATCACTTATTACAATTGGTATTCCGCTAGTAGCAGGACTGTCAGTCGTACACGGACTTGTTCCACCGCATCCAGCGGCAATGGCGGCAGTTGGTATTTTTAAAGCAGATGTAGGGAAGACAATTTTATATGCGTTAATTGTCGGACTTCCAACTGCAATTATTTCAGGTCCACTTTACGGGAAATGGATTGGTGCTCGTATACATAAGGAAGTACCATTAGATATAGCGGAGCAATTTATTGAAAAAGATAATAAAAAAGAGCTTCCTAGCTTTTGGAATACATTGTTTACAATTTTACTTCCAGTATTTCTTATGCTTGGTGCATCAATAGCAGAAGTTGCATTAAATAAAACGAGTCAACTAGCACAAGTATTACACTTTATTGGAGATCCGATTGTGGCTTTATTAATTGCAACCATTTACTCTTTTTTTAGTCTTGGATATGCAAAAGGTTTCTCAAAAGATAAAGTGTTACAATTTACAAATGATTGCCTTGGACCTATTGCAAACATATTGTTAGTGATTGGTGCAGGCGGTGCATTTAATAAAGTATTATTAGATTCTGGAATTGGAACGACAATTGCAGATATGGCGAAAGAATCACATATTTCACCGATATTATTAGGGTGGGGAATTGCGGCACTTATTCGAATTGCAACTGGATCAGCTACTGTTTCTATGATGACAGCGGCTGGAATTGTTGCACCGATTGCAGCAAGTACACCAGGTGTAAATGTTGAACTACTAGCACTTGCAACTGGTGCAGGGTCATTAATTTTATCACACGTAAATGATTCAGGATTTTGGATGATTAAAGAGTATTTCGGAATGACTGTGAAAGAAACGTTATTAACATGGACTGCAATGGAGACTATATTATCTGTAGTAGCATTTGGGCTAATTTCGATATTAAATATATTTGTATAGAATAGGAGATTGATTAATATGAAACTAGGTTTAATTGGATTAGGAAAAATGGGATTCCCATTAGCTGAACACTTACATGAAGACAAGCATGAAGTAGTAGTATACGATGTAAATAAAGAGCTTGTTGAAAAGGCAGGAAAACTAGGAATTACTGCACGTCATACATTAAAAGAAATGATTGCTGAACTAGAAGCTCCTCGTACAATTTGGGTAATGGTGCCTGCAGGAGAAGTTGTAGAGTCAGTATTAAAAGATGTTTATCCGTTATTAGATGAAGGTGATATCGTTATTGAAGGCGGAAATTCATTCTATAAAGATACGTTACGCCGTGCTGAAGAAGCAAAAAGCTTCGGATTACATTATGTAGATATCGGTACATCAGGCGGTGTAGAAGGAGCTAGATACGGTGCTTGCTTAATGGTTGGTGGAGAAAAAGAAATTTACGACCAATTAGAACCTTTATTTAAAGATTTAGCAGTAGAAAATGGCTATTCTTATGCTGGCCGTGTTGGTAGTGGTCATTTCTTGAAAATGGTTCATAACGGTATTGAGTACGGCATGATGCAAGCAATCGCTGAAGGATTTGAAGTACTAGATAAGAGTGACTTTGATTTTAATTATGAAGATGTTGCAAAAGTATGGGCGAACGGATCAGTTATCCGTGGTTGGTTAATGGACTTAACTGAAAAAGCATTTGCAGAAGATCCGAAACTAGATGGCATTAAAGGTGTAATGAACTCTTCAGGAGAAGGAAAATGGACTGTTGAAACTGCACTTGAACTTCAAGCTGCAGCACCAGTTATCGCTATGTCATTATTTATGCGCTATCGTTCTCAGGAAGATGATACATTCCATGGAAAAGTAGTTTCAGCACTACGTAATCAGTTCGGTGGACATGAAGTTGTGAAAAAATAAGGATGTTTTTGAAAAGAAACTTGTGCATAAGCGCAAGTTTCTTTTTTATAGTTTAAGAAACTACTAATTTAAAAATACCAATCAATCATCGTTTTTTGTCACAAATGACAGCTTCAACGTTCATTGAATGAACAATATATTCTATATTTTCTTCTTTAGCTAATAATAAGGTTATAAAGGAATTAAATATACTCATAAACGCATACTCATTATCTTCGCCAGTAATAATTAACTCATTATTGCTAATGTCCCAAATATCTAATGGAGTAGTATTATCTACCGCTAATAATCCGTTTGTATCAAGAATTGGTTCAGAGAAATATAAATTTTTTGCACCTTTAGAACCGAGGAGTTTAAGTAATTTATGTAATAAAAATATAGACGTATAATCTTCTGTTGGATAATAAAGATCTTTTTTTAAGTTTGAATATAGCTTTTCAGCTAAATCCTCTCTTTTATATTCTTCTGTAAAAGCACCAATGGAAGTCAACATGGCCATTGCTAATTCTGCGTATGAATGTAATCCACTATAAGACATCATTTCCTTCCAAGAAACGGATTTCCCATTATGAATGATTTCTTCAGCGCTAGGATAGATGTGCTCATATGGTCTTTTTCTCACAGACTTTTCCCATCCTAAAGGCATTTGGACAAAAGGGTGTAGCAATATAGCTGCAGATTTACAGGTGCTTGGTAGTTGTTCTAAAATTGGTGATTTGTCATCTAGCCAAATGTAATCCAACAAAATATAACCTCCTCTTAGACTTTGAAATGTACGGATTCCCGCATTATGTTTTTTGTATTGATTGTATCAAATATAAAGCGCTGCATGAAATATGTCCCAACATAAAAGTAAGAATAAATAAAATGAAGTTTTCATAAATAGTAAAAGGGTGCTTATGTCATCAGTATAGCTAAGAAATGTTGTTACATATGAGAAGAGCGTGTTAATAAAATATGAGGTGGTTAAATGGGAAATGAGCAAGTGAAGTCTGTAAAGGAAGAAAAAAAGTTATGTCTTTGTATGATCGTCAAAAATGAGTCTAGAATTATGGAAAGATGTTTAAATGCAACAAAATCAATTGTAGACTTTGTTTCTATTTGTGATACTGGATCGACGGATAATACGCCTGAAATTATTGAAAATTGGTGTAAGGAAAATGAGATACCTGGGACGGTTCATCATGAGCCGTTTAAAAACTTTGGTTATAACAGAAGCTTAGCTGTTTCGTTAGCGCAAAAAACATACCCAGAAGCAGATTATTTATTAATATTAGATGCAGATATGATTTTAGAGGTTGGTCCGAATTTCGATAAAACGAGCTTAACGGAAGATCATTATCTTACACTGCAATATGATGTTCATATTAAATATTGGCTTACGCGTCTTTTAAAAGCTTCTTTACCATGGAAATCTGTCGGTGTTACTCATGAGTATTGGGATATAGATCGTTCAAAAGTTGGAGCGAATTACAATACGAGGGTAGCTCGGTTAGAGACTCTTGTCGTGAATGATCCCGGAGATGGCGGGAGCAAAGCTGATAAATTTGAAAGAGATGAGAGGTTGTTGTTACAAGGAATAAACGACCCAGAAACAACGCCAGATTTGCATATAAGATATTTATTTTATTTAGCTCAGACTTATTTTCATTTAAGTCAATTTGAGAATTCAATTAAATGGTATAAAAAACGAGTGGAAGCAGGAGGATGGGTTGAAGAGGTATTCTATTCGTTATTGCGAATAGGATTTTGTTATGAGCAGTTAGCAAATCGTTCAGCAAATAAACAAAATGAAGTGACAGATGCTGA
This genomic interval from Bacillus thuringiensis contains the following:
- a CDS encoding glycosyltransferase family 2 protein, with the translated sequence MGNEQVKSVKEEKKLCLCMIVKNESRIMERCLNATKSIVDFVSICDTGSTDNTPEIIENWCKENEIPGTVHHEPFKNFGYNRSLAVSLAQKTYPEADYLLILDADMILEVGPNFDKTSLTEDHYLTLQYDVHIKYWLTRLLKASLPWKSVGVTHEYWDIDRSKVGANYNTRVARLETLVVNDPGDGGSKADKFERDERLLLQGINDPETTPDLHIRYLFYLAQTYFHLSQFENSIKWYKKRVEAGGWVEEVFYSLLRIGFCYEQLANRSANKQNEVTDADEKETVKGQEEQYLALAVFYFQKAWEYRPTRAEPLYQLARLYRLRSQNNIALMYALQGKEIPFPKDDLLFVDYHVYDYLFDYEISISAFYIPHKKHLGAVSQKYLESIKEKIPFHIANIVENNAKFY
- the gnd gene encoding phosphogluconate dehydrogenase (NAD(+)-dependent, decarboxylating) — translated: MKLGLIGLGKMGFPLAEHLHEDKHEVVVYDVNKELVEKAGKLGITARHTLKEMIAELEAPRTIWVMVPAGEVVESVLKDVYPLLDEGDIVIEGGNSFYKDTLRRAEEAKSFGLHYVDIGTSGGVEGARYGACLMVGGEKEIYDQLEPLFKDLAVENGYSYAGRVGSGHFLKMVHNGIEYGMMQAIAEGFEVLDKSDFDFNYEDVAKVWANGSVIRGWLMDLTEKAFAEDPKLDGIKGVMNSSGEGKWTVETALELQAAAPVIAMSLFMRYRSQEDDTFHGKVVSALRNQFGGHEVVKK